A single Nostoc sp. PCC 7107 DNA region contains:
- a CDS encoding FTR1 family protein, with protein sequence MNFSTALPTFVITLREGVEAALVVGIVLALLKKAKQSRLNSWVYAGVGVGIAVSALIGVLFSVVIQALGKINPQYTSVVEPGLEGVFSVLAIAMLSWMLIWMTKQARFMKAQVEGAVTEALTQNANAGWGVFSLILIAVVREGFETVLFIAANFQQGLIPTIGALGGLLVAATIGVLLFKLGVKINIRQFFQVMGVLLVLIVAGLVVSALKHFDDAVANLALSSRATESLCFYYEHFTKVHSCILGPIVWNTSSILPDDQFPGIIFKSLFGYREHLYIVQAVGYVLFLLTVGGLYFRSLGGEVPKPNKNISLLQK encoded by the coding sequence ATGAATTTTAGTACTGCTTTACCTACTTTTGTAATTACACTCCGAGAAGGAGTAGAAGCCGCCTTAGTTGTGGGGATAGTGTTGGCTTTATTGAAAAAAGCCAAACAATCCCGACTGAATTCTTGGGTGTATGCTGGTGTCGGCGTTGGTATTGCTGTCAGTGCATTGATAGGTGTACTGTTTAGTGTTGTTATTCAAGCACTAGGAAAAATAAATCCGCAATATACATCTGTAGTTGAACCGGGACTAGAAGGTGTATTTAGTGTGCTGGCGATCGCAATGCTCAGTTGGATGCTAATCTGGATGACGAAACAAGCCAGATTTATGAAAGCCCAAGTAGAAGGCGCTGTCACAGAAGCACTGACACAAAACGCCAATGCTGGCTGGGGCGTTTTTAGTTTAATTTTAATCGCCGTAGTCCGCGAAGGTTTTGAAACCGTGCTGTTCATTGCAGCTAACTTTCAGCAGGGTTTAATTCCTACCATTGGCGCTCTTGGTGGTTTATTAGTAGCAGCCACAATTGGTGTATTGTTATTTAAATTAGGTGTTAAAATCAACATCCGCCAATTTTTTCAAGTTATGGGCGTTTTATTAGTGTTGATTGTGGCCGGGTTAGTCGTTTCTGCATTAAAACATTTTGATGATGCTGTTGCTAACTTAGCTCTCAGCAGTCGCGCCACAGAAAGCCTGTGTTTTTACTATGAACACTTTACCAAAGTTCACTCTTGCATATTAGGGCCGATAGTGTGGAATACTTCTAGTATTTTGCCTGATGACCAATTCCCTGGCATTATTTTTAAATCTTTATTTGGCTATAGAGAACATCTATATATTGTGCAAGCAGTGGGATATGTTTTATTTTTGCTCACTGTTGGCGGGTTATATTTCCGCAGTTTAGGCGGCGAAGTTCCAAAACCTAATAAAAATATTTCTCTTTTGCAAAAATAA
- a CDS encoding bacterioferritin — protein MQELDQKKTIELLNTIMEFELAGVVRYTHYSLMVTGPNRIPIVGFFKAQASESLLHAQQVGEILTGLDGHPTLRITPMEETFKHSVKDILAESLSHEKKALELYKNLLDTVSNASVYLEEFARGMIGQEELHNVELKKMLRDFS, from the coding sequence ATACAAGAACTTGACCAAAAAAAGACTATCGAACTCCTCAATACCATTATGGAATTTGAGTTAGCAGGAGTAGTACGTTATACCCATTATTCTTTGATGGTGACTGGCCCGAATCGGATTCCTATTGTGGGTTTTTTTAAGGCACAAGCAAGTGAATCTTTACTTCATGCCCAGCAAGTTGGAGAAATTCTCACTGGGTTAGATGGGCATCCCACCCTGAGAATTACACCAATGGAAGAAACTTTTAAGCATTCCGTCAAAGATATTTTGGCAGAAAGCTTATCTCATGAAAAGAAAGCCTTGGAATTGTACAAAAATCTCTTAGATACTGTCAGCAATGCTAGTGTCTATTTAGAAGAATTTGCCCGTGGGATGATTGGACAAGAAGAACTGCATAATGTCGAATTGAAAAAAATGCTGCGAGATTTTAGCTAA
- a CDS encoding helix-hairpin-helix domain-containing protein, which translates to MKKFKYFCLTIATAAIVSLSACNNTPTAEKPSAPDTNSTSTAQVTETTNHSGHGSKAKININTAILSELDKFEAKLGVPALSNKIQASRPYASPEDLVNKKVITQEQFDQIKDQVTVQEVVLTGEPKDVDYMTKLGLMKGHLLVAQELLDKNLPKQAEPHIGHPVEEIYVDVEEQLNERKVKEFKTTLVGLQDLVKSNPKNAKVKTDFTASVQSVDGAIAVLPEAQRKKPGFVLQVINELLDSANSEYGAAIADGKIAAAIEYQDSRGFVLYANDLYKGISSQVAQDSPDAHKAIEASLSELTKVWPSAIPPAKPVKTPVEVTQLIKTIEQNSQKVIDKSSTQAQR; encoded by the coding sequence ATGAAAAAATTTAAATACTTTTGTTTAACTATTGCTACGGCGGCAATTGTCAGCTTGAGTGCTTGTAACAACACCCCAACCGCAGAAAAGCCATCCGCACCAGATACTAACTCAACATCCACAGCCCAAGTCACAGAAACCACAAATCACAGCGGTCATGGTAGCAAGGCAAAAATTAATATAAATACGGCGATATTGTCAGAATTAGATAAATTTGAAGCTAAATTAGGCGTACCAGCTTTATCGAACAAAATTCAGGCCAGCCGTCCCTATGCAAGTCCTGAAGATTTAGTTAACAAAAAAGTAATTACTCAAGAACAGTTCGACCAAATTAAAGACCAAGTAACTGTTCAAGAAGTTGTTCTTACAGGTGAACCCAAAGATGTTGATTACATGACAAAGTTAGGCTTGATGAAAGGACATCTTTTAGTAGCACAAGAATTGTTAGATAAGAATTTACCAAAACAAGCAGAACCGCATATTGGACACCCAGTTGAAGAAATCTACGTTGATGTAGAAGAACAATTAAATGAACGCAAGGTGAAAGAGTTTAAGACAACTTTGGTAGGTTTGCAAGATTTAGTGAAATCGAATCCCAAGAACGCCAAAGTTAAAACTGATTTTACTGCTTCTGTGCAGTCTGTAGATGGCGCGATCGCAGTTTTACCAGAAGCACAACGCAAAAAACCGGGATTTGTACTGCAAGTAATTAATGAATTGTTAGATTCAGCGAATTCCGAGTATGGGGCTGCGATCGCTGATGGTAAAATAGCCGCAGCCATTGAATATCAAGACTCTCGTGGCTTCGTTCTTTATGCTAATGACCTATACAAAGGTATTTCTAGCCAAGTAGCACAAGATAGTCCCGACGCACACAAAGCAATTGAAGCTAGTCTCAGTGAACTCACCAAAGTTTGGCCTAGCGCCATTCCACCTGCTAAACCAGTTAAAACCCCTGTTGAAGTAACCCAGTTAATCAAAACCATTGAGCAAAATTCTCAAAAAGTTATTGATAAATCAAGTACACAGGCACAACGATAG